AAGGTGAAAAAATGTCTAAATCTAAAGGAAATGTTGTGGCACCATTAGATGAAATTGCTAAATACGGTGTAGATGCTTTTAGATACTGTTTAATGAGAGAGGTTAATTTTGGTAATGATGGAGATTATTCAACACCTTCAATTGTTACAAGAATTAACTCTGATTTAGCTAATGACCTAGGAAATCTTTTAAATAGAACTCTAGGAATGTATGGAAAATATTTCAACGGAACAATTGTAAAAGGAGAGGTATTCGAAGAGATCGACGACAGTGTAAAAATTCTTTGGAACGAAACTGTTATTGCAGTTGATTATCATATGAATAGAGTAGAATTCTCTAGAGCTTTAGAGGCTATCTGGAAATTTATCTCTAGAATGAATAAATATGTTGATGAAACTGCTCCTTGGTTACTTATAAAGGATGAAACTAAAAATGAAAGATTAGCAACAGTTATGAACTTCTTAGTTCAATCTCTTTATAAAGTTGCTGTTTTGACAGCTCCATATATGCCAACAGCATCTCAAAAGATTTGGAACCAATTAGGTTTCTCTAATAATATTTTAGAAGCTAGTCTAGAATCTGTTGATGGATGGAATCTATTAAACGAAGGACATATCTTAGGTACTGCTGAACCTATATTCCCAAGACTTGAAGTTGAAAAGAAAGAAGCTAAAAAAGATCCTCTTGCTATAAATGAAGATTTAAAAATTGAAAATCCAATAGAAATCGCTGATTTTGATAAAATAGATATTCAAGTTGTTGAAATATTAGAAGCTAGCAATATTGAGGGAGCTGACAAACTTCTTAAATTTAAAGTAAAAACAGCTAATGAAATAAGACAAATTGTTTCTGGAATTGCAAAATATTATCCAACACCTTCTGAACTAGTTGGTAAAAAAGTTTTAGCAATTTTAAATTTACCTCCTGTTACTTTAAGAGGAGTTCTTTCTCAGGGAATGTTATTAAGCTCTACTGAAAAGAAAAGATTAAAACTTGTTGAAGTAGATTCAAGTGTTAAAATAGGATCTAAGATAAAATAGTTTTAGGGGGAATTATTCATGAAAAAAGTTACAAAAGCTGTTATACCTGCTGCAGGATTAGGGACTAGAGTTTTACCTGCAACAAAAGCTCAACCAAAGGAGATGCTTGTCATTGTTGACAAGCCTTCTTTACAGTACATTGTAGAGGAGCTTGTAGAATCTGGAATAACTGATATTGTTATTGTTACTGGAAGAAATAAAAATTCTATTGAGGATCACTTCGACTTTTCATATGAGTTAGAAAATACTCTTGAAAGAGATGGAAAGTTTGAACTTTTAAAAAAGATTGATGATATTTCTAGTATGGCAAA
This window of the Cetobacterium somerae ATCC BAA-474 genome carries:
- the metG gene encoding methionine--tRNA ligase, with product MSKNFYVTTPIYYVNGDPHVGSAYTTIAADVLARYKKSKGFDVFFLTGTDEHGQKVEEAAKMRDLTPQAWTDSMAPRFIDMWKALDINYTDFIRTTEPRHKEAVKKIIKTVYDKGDIYKGEYEGKYCVSCETFVPENQIVNGNHCPDCGKELTMVKEESYFFKMSKYQDALLEHIESHPDFILPHSRKNEVVSFIKQGLQDLSISRNTFEWGIPIEFAPGHITYVWFDALTNYLTAVGYENNPELFDKFWNNGEVVHLLGKDILRFHAIIWPCMLLSAGIKLPNKIVAHGWWTSEGEKMSKSKGNVVAPLDEIAKYGVDAFRYCLMREVNFGNDGDYSTPSIVTRINSDLANDLGNLLNRTLGMYGKYFNGTIVKGEVFEEIDDSVKILWNETVIAVDYHMNRVEFSRALEAIWKFISRMNKYVDETAPWLLIKDETKNERLATVMNFLVQSLYKVAVLTAPYMPTASQKIWNQLGFSNNILEASLESVDGWNLLNEGHILGTAEPIFPRLEVEKKEAKKDPLAINEDLKIENPIEIADFDKIDIQVVEILEASNIEGADKLLKFKVKTANEIRQIVSGIAKYYPTPSELVGKKVLAILNLPPVTLRGVLSQGMLLSSTEKKRLKLVEVDSSVKIGSKIK